In Candidatus Methanosphaera massiliense, the following are encoded in one genomic region:
- a CDS encoding ATP-grasp domain-containing protein translates to MKILEDLALEYVNEVDYIICNSDVDVSRFPRNKIIGNVDTDFINNKYKLFKLLHKNFLLPDTYKLTDIEEAGEIVANFPDKQFIVKPVYGSGGMGITWYNENLSIDGDFILQEFINGDSVSSSFLSYPNHDIEMITTSDQIIGSKRLGGADFKYCGNVTPYIKPSDKIVNISAKISMMCKLVGSNGVDFILNNNNVYVIEVNPRIQGTFELVERSFKMNLAEAHINSCNDVHVDIPSVQQFSVKLIPYCLNKGYYDLSNIPFVHDISKQDYMFKKGEPLATIITSDRILENAMSRSEQVQKLVYNSKK, encoded by the coding sequence CTAGAAGATTTAGCATTAGAGTATGTTAATGAAGTTGATTATATTATATGTAATAGTGATGTTGATGTATCTCGTTTTCCTAGAAATAAGATAATAGGTAATGTTGACACTGATTTTATTAATAATAAATATAAATTATTCAAATTATTACATAAGAATTTTCTTTTACCTGATACATATAAGTTAACAGATATTGAGGAAGCTGGGGAGATTGTAGCTAATTTCCCTGATAAACAATTTATTGTAAAACCGGTTTATGGTTCTGGCGGTATGGGTATAACATGGTATAATGAGAATTTATCTATTGATGGTGATTTTATACTTCAGGAATTTATAAACGGCGATTCAGTGAGCAGTTCCTTTTTATCTTATCCTAACCATGATATTGAGATGATTACTACTTCTGATCAGATTATTGGTTCTAAGAGGTTAGGTGGTGCTGATTTTAAGTATTGCGGTAATGTAACTCCATATATTAAACCTTCTGATAAAATTGTTAATATTTCTGCTAAGATTTCTATGATGTGTAAATTAGTTGGGTCTAATGGAGTGGATTTTATTTTGAATAATAATAATGTATATGTTATTGAGGTTAATCCTAGAATTCAGGGTACATTTGAATTAGTAGAGCGTAGTTTTAAGATGAATCTGGCAGAAGCTCATATTAATTCCTGTAATGATGTTCATGTAGATATACCTAGTGTTCAACAGTTTTCTGTTAAGTTGATACCTTATTGTTTAAATAAGGGTTATTATGATTTATCTAATATTCCTTTTGTACATGATATTTCAAAGCAGGATTACATGTTTAAGAAGGGTGAGCCTCTTGCTACTATTATTACTTCAGATAGAATTTTAGAAAATGCTATGAGTAGATCAGAGCAGGTTCAAAAATTAGTGTATAATTCAAAAAAATAG